The following is a genomic window from Thermodesulfobacteriota bacterium.
TGCCTTTTTCGCCAGCCCATTGAGGACCTCTTTGATGTTGGTCTCTTTCACCTGCAAAGGGACGGTCTCGGGCCATCTCTCCTGCTTGGACCATCGCTCATGCAGCTGTTTAAGTCTCTCGTAATGTTCAAGCTCTTCGTCGCCGATCTGTTTGAACATCGCCTTCCCAAGGGGATTTGAGGTCCTCTCGGCATTCTTGAGATAGAACTCCCGTTCCACCATCTCATTTTTGAGCGCCACCTCCAAGGCATTCAATCGTTCTTGCTCGTTCATCAAACTCTCCTCCTGACGACCTGCTGAGATTTGTAAACGCTAAGGTCTATCATATCTTAATTTTTTCGATCCATCAAGAGAAATCGCCGTTGGGGTTATCTTGACTTTAGAAGGCCCATTCAGTATAGTGAGGTAATAAATGAGTGAATAAATAACAATAGATCCGTGGGTGAAAAGGTTGGGTCCCTTTCTACCGTTCCCCCCGGAGATTCCCTCATCTCAAGATCAAGATGAACCGTGAGCAACGCCTTCAGGAAGAAGAGCGGCTCGCCCTTTATCGAATCCTTAAAGGAATTCTCGAGCATTGGCGAGCCGAGTTAAAACAACAGGAAGAGGAATTTACGGAAACCGTCGTCCTTTCTCCAGGCAGGGGTGGACGGCCAGCCGTTGCCTCTGAGTCGGAAACCCCGATCGAGGGGGAGGTTCTTACGGCCACCGTCATCCTGCCGTCTCAGAGAGGCCCCATAACCCCTCCTGCCGTTGCGGAGGCAGAGGGGCGCATCGCGGAGCCAACCGAACCCCAAAAGGGGAAGCATCCCGAGACGGAAGAGTGTCTCGAAGAGACCGTGATCCTTAAGCCCAAAACGCCTAAGGGAAAAGGAATTGGATAGGGCCCTCTCGCTCGAACGGTTGACGGAAGAAGTCCAAACGATCTATCGATCCCTTCCAGAAGGGGCAGAGGAGGCGATAGAGGCCTATCTTCGTAACGCCCTAAAAAGCCAATCCACCGAAGACCGATTGGCCTTGCTCGAGGCCCTGGTCCGACAGTTCGAGACGCCCTCTCCTCCTCCGTCCCAAGAGGGCCACCCTCTTCCCGAAGAAATCTCCCGCCTGTTTTCGCTCCTCTTCGGGCAGAGGATCCCGAAGGCCGGGCTCACTTCTCCAGACTTACTCGAAGAACTGGCCCATGTCCTCAATACCCTCTTCGACACCTTGAACGAGATCATCCGGACCATCGACACAACCCTGCTTGGTAAGAGGCCAGAGCTCGAGACCATCCGGCACATCATCGGAAAGCAGCTGACCGCCGAGGTCCCCCCCGAACCCCTTCAACAATATCTCTCCAGGATCCAAGAGGCCTTTTTGATCTCTCACAAGGCCTTCCAGGAGGCCGCCCAGACCAAACTCGGAGAACTGCTGGAGGAGCTCAGCCCGCAACGCTTTGAGTCGGAGCCCGTGGATCGGTTCAAGATCGGCCCCCTACGGAAGGCCGAATTCTTTGAACGGTACAAGGAAAAATTTCTCACCTTAAAGAAATGGTTCGAGTCGGGCCGTTTCAGAGAAGAGCTCTTGAGAGAGTTTGAGAAATCGTGCCAGAAGCTCTATGATGCTAAACGGAGGTAGAACGATGAATCTGAGGACCCTGTGGATCTTCTCTCTCGTCGCCTGTTTGGTCCTTTCCTCCTGCGCTACCGTCGTCATCCCGCCGAGCTGGGAGTATGAACCCAATGCGATCCGCCTCAACCTGAAAAGCGATGCCCAGCTCAATCTCTTCCAAGGGAGGGCCCATACCCTCGTCCTCTGTGTCTATCTCTTATCCGACCCCAATGAACTCAACCAGCTTGTGGACGAAAGAGGTGGCCTCGAAAAGCTCTGCGAATGCACCAAGTTTCATCCCAGCGTGACCTTTGCGAAACGGTTTATCATCCATCCGAATCGGGAGTATAAGGAGACCCTGGACCGCGCGGCGGGGGCAAAGTATGTGGCCCTCGTGGCCGGATACTTCAAACTCCAGAAGGAGAATGTGGTCAAGCTCTACTCGATTCCGATCGTGGAGGAGAAGAAGAAGGGCAATATCTATCAGAAGCCCGGCCCCCTCTCGATCGATCTCTACCTGGGATCCCAACAACTTCAGGATACGAAACCCGCTCCAGAGAAAAAGTGACCCTGCTCTGAATCAAGGCTAAGGAGACATTCCGTTCCCCTTCTTCAAAGGGAATCCTTCGAGACGGGGGAGAAGGAGACAACACGCATGGAGATTCAAAGACCCCTCTTCTGGCATCAAGGGCTCTTCCTCCAGCCCCAGCATTTCCAGCTGTTAGACCTTTCCTTCCAATCGCTCCTCATCCCCTTTCACCAATTCATGGAACCCCATTTCTGGGGGGTGGGCGAGGTGGAGATCCATAAGGCCGGACTGGGGTTGAGAACGTTCAATCTCCTCAAAGGCTCCTTCCTCTTCCCAGACGGCACCTTTGTCGTCTTTCCTGGGAATGGGATCGTCGAGGCCAGGTCTTTCCACGAGGCCTGGACCGACGGAGGAAAGCCCTTCACCGTCTTCATCGGACTGAAGAAGATGAACCCGGCAGGGGAGAACGTGACCGTCGTCGACACCTTGGAAAACCTCTCGAAGGTTACGACCCGATTCGTCACGACCCCCAACCCGGAGGAGGTGAGAGATCTTCACTCCGGAGGCCCCGTGGGGCAGGTCAAGAGGCTTTACTACCTCCTCAAGGTCTTCTGGGAGACCGAAAGGGAGCAATTGGGAGATTATGTGCTCATCCCTGTCGCCCAGCTCGAAAGGATGGGCGAGGAGGTCCGGCTCTCACCGCGGTTCATCCCCCCCTGTTTGACCCTCTCCGGCTCCGAACCTCTTCTGCGTCTCATCAAAGAGATTCGGGACCAGCTGGCTTCAAGGGCCCACCAGCTCGAGGAGTATAAAAGCCAACGGGGGGTCCACACGGCCGAGTTTGGTTCAAGGGATATGGTCTACCTCCTGGCCTTGCGGTCCCTGAACCGGTATGTGCCCCCTCTTTACCACGCGACCGAGGCCCAGCTGACCCATCCATGGGCGATCTATGGTCTGCTGAGGCAGTTGATCGGAGAG
Proteins encoded in this region:
- the tssJ gene encoding type VI secretion system lipoprotein TssJ; amino-acid sequence: MNLRTLWIFSLVACLVLSSCATVVIPPSWEYEPNAIRLNLKSDAQLNLFQGRAHTLVLCVYLLSDPNELNQLVDERGGLEKLCECTKFHPSVTFAKRFIIHPNREYKETLDRAAGAKYVALVAGYFKLQKENVVKLYSIPIVEEKKKGNIYQKPGPLSIDLYLGSQQLQDTKPAPEKK
- a CDS encoding ferritin family protein gives rise to the protein MNEQERLNALEVALKNEMVEREFYLKNAERTSNPLGKAMFKQIGDEELEHYERLKQLHERWSKQERWPETVPLQVKETNIKEVLNGLAKKAEGSKKGDADDLEAVRKALDFEAKGAKFYADLRDSVSDPKEKAFFDLLSKIEHEHYLSLKDTEEYFTDPASWYRKMEHHTLDGG
- the tssK gene encoding type VI secretion system baseplate subunit TssK is translated as MEIQRPLFWHQGLFLQPQHFQLLDLSFQSLLIPFHQFMEPHFWGVGEVEIHKAGLGLRTFNLLKGSFLFPDGTFVVFPGNGIVEARSFHEAWTDGGKPFTVFIGLKKMNPAGENVTVVDTLENLSKVTTRFVTTPNPEEVRDLHSGGPVGQVKRLYYLLKVFWETEREQLGDYVLIPVAQLERMGEEVRLSPRFIPPCLTLSGSEPLLRLIKEIRDQLASRAHQLEEYKSQRGVHTAEFGSRDMVYLLALRSLNRYVPPLYHATEAQLTHPWAIYGLLRQLIGELSSFSERINVMGEQEDGTRALLGYDHQNLWECFSTAQALIVQLLDEITAGPEYVIPLVYDGTYYAASLKPTIFEGRNRFYLVLKTEEDMKSVVKSVETMAKLSAREHLPILIARALPGIGLEHLPVPPQELPRRAHSVYFAVNHHSDQWSLVQKTHNLALYWDNAPEDLEVELMVVGR